One genomic region from Streptomyces sp. NBC_00457 encodes:
- a CDS encoding cyclic nucleotide-binding domain-containing protein, whose protein sequence is MTKAIKLLTALPPPQRQRLMALAREVSFPEDCRIFEAGGPADRFWVIRSGAVSLTQRVNSLRRVTVASLGAGDLLGWSWLFPPHEWDFGAEAFSPVRAYEFDAAAVLELCEEDAQLGLTLVRTVAEILAHRLETTRGKLMEQYAMHRRGL, encoded by the coding sequence ATGACGAAAGCGATAAAACTGCTGACCGCTCTTCCTCCGCCCCAGCGGCAGCGCCTGATGGCGCTCGCGCGGGAGGTCTCCTTCCCGGAGGACTGCCGGATCTTCGAGGCGGGCGGCCCGGCCGACCGCTTCTGGGTCATCCGCTCGGGCGCCGTCTCGCTCACTCAGCGGGTGAACTCCCTGCGGCGGGTCACCGTGGCGAGCCTCGGCGCGGGCGATCTGCTCGGCTGGTCCTGGCTGTTCCCGCCGCACGAGTGGGACTTCGGCGCGGAGGCGTTCAGCCCCGTACGCGCCTACGAGTTCGACGCGGCGGCCGTGCTCGAGCTGTGCGAGGAGGACGCCCAGCTCGGGCTGACGCTGGTGCGAACCGTGGCGGAGATCCTCGCGCACCGGCTGGAGACGACCCGGGGCAAGCTCATGGAGCAGTACGCGATGCACCGGCGAGGCCTGTAG
- a CDS encoding MFS transporter, giving the protein MDTSESSPHSDSEAAEKAGGPRRGWRRWALDTRPLRRPAYRRLWSSTVVTAVGSQLTAVAVPKQIYDITGSSAWVGYASLAGLLPLVVFALWGGAVADTMDRRRLLLITNSGIAVTSLLFWIQAAAGLGSVAVLMVLLAVQQAFFGLNAPARSASIARLVPADELPAAQALGSTVMQTGLVAGPLLAGALIPVIGLPELYLIDALALCAAVWAVVRLPALPPLDGRPARRAGLREIGAGFRYISLHKVLLLSLLADVVAMVLGMPRALFPQLAAETYASYGEGLALGLLFAAIPIGAVLGGLFSGTFSRVRRHGLMVIGAVVVWGVAITGFGLSGSLWLAVAFLAVAGVADMVSMVFRGAILLSAATDEMRGRMQGVFTVVVAGGPRLADLLHGTAGSAFGPRTAVAGGGVLVVAVMLGLAAVMPALRRYRV; this is encoded by the coding sequence GTGGACACGAGCGAGAGCAGCCCCCACTCCGACTCCGAGGCCGCCGAGAAGGCGGGAGGACCCCGCCGCGGCTGGCGCCGCTGGGCACTGGACACCCGTCCGCTGCGCCGCCCCGCCTATCGCCGCCTGTGGAGCTCGACCGTTGTCACCGCCGTCGGCAGCCAGCTCACCGCCGTCGCCGTGCCCAAGCAGATCTACGACATCACCGGCTCCTCGGCCTGGGTCGGCTACGCCAGCCTCGCCGGACTGCTGCCCCTGGTGGTGTTCGCGCTGTGGGGTGGCGCGGTCGCCGACACCATGGACCGCCGCAGGCTGCTGCTGATCACCAACAGCGGCATAGCCGTCACCTCGCTGCTGTTCTGGATCCAGGCCGCCGCCGGGCTCGGCTCGGTGGCGGTGCTGATGGTGCTGCTGGCCGTGCAGCAGGCCTTCTTCGGCCTCAACGCCCCGGCCCGCAGCGCCTCGATCGCCCGCCTGGTCCCCGCGGACGAACTGCCCGCCGCGCAGGCCCTCGGCTCCACCGTCATGCAGACCGGCCTGGTCGCGGGCCCGCTCCTGGCCGGCGCCCTGATCCCGGTCATCGGCCTGCCCGAGCTGTATCTGATCGACGCCCTCGCCCTGTGTGCCGCGGTCTGGGCCGTCGTACGACTGCCCGCGCTGCCGCCCCTGGACGGCCGGCCCGCCCGACGTGCCGGGCTGCGGGAGATCGGGGCCGGGTTCCGGTACATCTCCCTGCACAAGGTGCTGTTGCTGTCGCTCCTCGCCGACGTCGTCGCGATGGTCCTCGGCATGCCCCGGGCCCTGTTCCCGCAGCTGGCCGCCGAGACCTACGCGTCCTACGGCGAAGGGCTCGCGCTCGGCCTGCTGTTCGCGGCGATCCCCATCGGGGCCGTGCTGGGCGGGCTGTTCTCCGGCACGTTCTCCCGGGTCCGCCGGCATGGCTTGATGGTGATCGGCGCGGTCGTCGTCTGGGGCGTGGCCATCACCGGCTTCGGGCTGAGCGGCAGTCTGTGGCTCGCGGTGGCGTTCCTGGCCGTGGCCGGGGTCGCCGACATGGTCTCGATGGTCTTCCGCGGGGCGATCCTGCTGTCCGCCGCCACGGACGAGATGCGCGGCCGGATGCAGGGCGTGTTCACGGTGGTCGTCGCGGGCGGGCCACGCCTCGCCGACCTGCTGCACGGCACCGCCGGCTCCGCCTTCGGTCCGCGTACGGCGGTGGCGGGCGGCGGCGTCCTGGTCGTCGCCGTGATGCTGGGCCTGGCCGCCGTGATGCCCGCACTGCGCCGCTACCGCGTCTGA
- a CDS encoding FUSC family protein: MRAAGRRDRARLRDLAAASDPGLLRLTAGLRTVGAIALALAVLALFGSDVTHLVAGAMAAMVATFAIREKQRAPQAVTLALGLPVALAAVSLGALLHSHVAAGDVFFVMLVFAGVYVRRFGDRGTALGLIGFQVYFLSLFVGATVSALPELYGAIVVAFLCSAAMRFVVVPQTAAGTLERLREAFRARLARLVSAQLDLLDAGPDDVDKALEDVRDGTARLHETAMLIQGRLDDGTSDETVARLLQRRVADAEIAAERLGLLLLTARSAERADTLTLHLPGAPAPTGSPLPVRDEATATLRRDLDALRLLVLRPVSQDTGTGLSHVRNRLLGYREEENLPPAPPAVQDVFRGIGESARAVLGLRIALDGPQDESDDTPATARSREELDAEDAAITGAEESEPTETGLRRPTTRAAVQVAVGSALAIAGGELLSSQRWYWAVLTCWIVFINTASTGEILVKGYRRLLGTVLGVVAGIVLAGLVAGHTWPAFALVLLCIFAMFYTAPLSYTLMSFFVTAALGLLYTLLHTYSLSVLLLRVEETALGAACGIVAAALVLPVRTDRRTNDLLKTVLERLGEVAEAAIDQLSGGPEVDLLDKARDLDEALADLSAATQPLTHPITPLRTRRDTARYVVALLETCAYHARALAATAELLPTHPSIAADPRLRRAGRRIAHNIEAIAGQVADEHSTAEVETGPSIASLLEPDIPGTPRFGRVTDRVLRHLQRLDEGVVGLARPLNVPVGPRSKSKK; the protein is encoded by the coding sequence GTGAGAGCAGCGGGACGAAGGGACCGGGCGCGGCTGCGGGACCTCGCGGCGGCGTCCGACCCCGGCCTGCTGCGACTGACCGCGGGACTGCGGACGGTGGGCGCCATCGCCCTCGCGCTGGCCGTGCTCGCCCTGTTCGGGTCCGACGTGACCCATCTGGTCGCGGGAGCCATGGCGGCGATGGTCGCCACCTTCGCCATCCGGGAGAAGCAGCGCGCCCCGCAGGCCGTCACGCTCGCGCTGGGCCTGCCGGTGGCGCTGGCCGCCGTGAGTCTGGGGGCGCTGCTGCACTCCCATGTGGCGGCCGGTGACGTCTTCTTCGTCATGCTGGTCTTCGCCGGTGTGTATGTGCGCAGGTTCGGCGACCGGGGCACCGCGCTCGGGCTGATCGGCTTCCAGGTGTACTTCCTGTCCCTGTTCGTCGGCGCCACCGTCTCGGCCCTGCCCGAGCTGTACGGGGCGATCGTCGTCGCCTTCCTGTGCAGCGCCGCCATGCGTTTCGTGGTGGTGCCGCAGACGGCGGCGGGGACGCTGGAGCGGCTGCGGGAGGCGTTCCGCGCCCGGCTGGCCCGGCTCGTGTCCGCCCAGCTCGACCTGCTGGACGCGGGCCCCGACGACGTCGACAAGGCGCTGGAGGACGTACGCGACGGCACGGCGCGGCTGCACGAGACGGCCATGCTGATCCAGGGCCGGCTCGACGACGGGACGTCCGACGAGACGGTGGCGCGGCTGCTGCAACGCCGGGTCGCGGACGCCGAGATCGCCGCCGAACGGCTCGGCCTGTTGCTGCTGACCGCGCGCAGCGCCGAGCGGGCGGACACGCTCACCCTGCATCTGCCGGGCGCGCCCGCCCCGACGGGCAGCCCTCTTCCGGTGCGCGACGAGGCGACCGCCACACTGCGGCGCGACCTGGACGCGCTCCGGCTGCTGGTGCTGCGGCCGGTCTCCCAGGACACCGGTACGGGGCTGTCCCACGTGCGCAACCGCCTGCTCGGCTACCGCGAGGAGGAGAACCTGCCGCCCGCGCCGCCCGCCGTCCAGGACGTCTTCCGCGGCATCGGCGAGAGTGCCCGCGCGGTCCTCGGGCTGCGGATCGCCCTCGACGGCCCGCAGGACGAGTCGGACGACACCCCGGCGACGGCCCGTTCACGCGAGGAACTCGACGCCGAGGACGCGGCCATCACCGGCGCCGAGGAGAGCGAGCCGACGGAAACAGGGCTGCGCCGCCCCACGACACGGGCGGCCGTGCAGGTGGCCGTCGGCTCGGCGCTCGCCATCGCCGGGGGCGAGCTGCTCTCCAGCCAGCGCTGGTACTGGGCGGTGCTGACCTGCTGGATCGTCTTCATCAACACGGCGTCGACGGGCGAGATCCTGGTCAAGGGCTACCGCCGGCTCCTGGGGACCGTGCTCGGCGTCGTGGCCGGGATCGTGCTCGCGGGCCTCGTCGCCGGACACACCTGGCCCGCGTTCGCGCTGGTGCTGCTGTGCATCTTCGCGATGTTCTACACGGCGCCGCTGTCGTACACGCTGATGTCGTTCTTCGTCACCGCGGCACTCGGCCTGCTCTACACCCTGCTGCACACCTACAGCCTCTCGGTGCTGCTGCTGCGCGTGGAGGAGACGGCGCTCGGCGCGGCCTGCGGGATCGTCGCGGCGGCGCTGGTGCTGCCGGTCCGCACGGACCGTCGTACGAACGACCTGCTGAAGACGGTGCTGGAGCGGCTCGGCGAGGTCGCCGAGGCCGCCATCGACCAGCTCAGCGGCGGGCCGGAGGTCGATCTGCTGGACAAGGCGCGCGACCTGGACGAGGCGCTGGCCGATCTGAGCGCGGCCACGCAGCCGCTCACCCATCCGATCACGCCCCTGCGGACGCGACGCGACACCGCGCGCTATGTGGTGGCGCTCCTGGAGACCTGCGCGTACCACGCGCGGGCGCTGGCCGCGACCGCCGAACTCCTGCCCACCCATCCGTCGATCGCGGCGGACCCCCGGCTGCGCCGGGCCGGACGGCGGATCGCGCACAACATCGAGGCCATCGCCGGGCAGGTCGCGGACGAGCACAGCACCGCCGAGGTCGAGACCGGGCCGAGCATCGCCTCGCTGCTGGAGCCCGACATCCCCGGCACTCCCCGGTTCGGCCGGGTCACCGACCGCGTGCTGCGCCATCTGCAGCGCCTGGACGAGGGCGTGGTCGGTCTGGCACGGCCCCTGAACGTGCCCGTCGGGCCGCGGTCGAAGTCGAAGAAGTGA
- a CDS encoding ATP-binding protein yields the protein MYEDRWTGIGASAPSRPGRSCAPAEARRTVERVVTECCRATGTACGADALSDALLVATELTTNAILHGGGVTDFRVDIEGPAVRVSVCDRSDALPVTEPPIDAEGRQRPGGRGWPIVLRLARDVRVADLPAGGKCITAVVPLS from the coding sequence ATGTACGAGGATCGCTGGACCGGCATCGGCGCGTCGGCCCCGAGCCGCCCCGGGCGGAGTTGCGCACCCGCCGAGGCGCGCAGAACCGTGGAACGTGTGGTGACCGAATGCTGCCGCGCCACGGGAACCGCGTGCGGCGCCGACGCCCTGTCGGACGCCCTGCTCGTCGCCACGGAGCTGACGACCAACGCGATCCTGCACGGCGGCGGGGTCACGGACTTCCGGGTCGACATCGAGGGACCAGCGGTACGGGTCTCGGTCTGCGACCGCAGCGACGCCCTGCCGGTGACCGAGCCGCCCATCGACGCGGAAGGGCGGCAGCGGCCGGGCGGGCGCGGCTGGCCGATCGTCCTGCGGCTGGCCCGCGATGTACGGGTCGCGGACCTGCCGGCGGGCGGCAAGTGCATCACCGCCGTGGTGCCGCTGTCCTGA
- a CDS encoding LysE/ArgO family amino acid transporter has product MSHALSAAAAGFGTGLSLIVAIGAQNAFVLRQGIRRDAVLPVVAICALSDAALIALGVAGVGAMVVAWPGALTAVGWIGGAFLLCYGALATRRVFRPGALTVEGEAAGSRKRAVLTCLAMTWLNPHVYLDTVFLLGSVAADRGSLRWTFGLGAVCASLCWFAALGFGARLLSRFLARPAAWRVLDGLVAATMIALGATLIAGT; this is encoded by the coding sequence ATGTCCCACGCACTGTCCGCCGCGGCCGCCGGATTCGGCACCGGCCTCTCGCTCATCGTCGCCATCGGCGCCCAGAACGCCTTCGTCCTGCGCCAGGGCATCCGCCGCGACGCGGTCCTCCCTGTCGTCGCGATCTGCGCCCTCTCCGACGCGGCACTCATCGCGCTGGGCGTCGCCGGTGTCGGTGCCATGGTGGTCGCCTGGCCGGGGGCGCTGACCGCCGTCGGCTGGATCGGCGGTGCGTTCCTGCTCTGCTACGGCGCACTCGCCACACGCCGGGTGTTCCGGCCGGGCGCCCTGACGGTGGAGGGGGAGGCCGCGGGCTCCCGCAAACGTGCCGTGCTCACCTGCCTGGCCATGACCTGGCTCAACCCGCACGTCTACCTCGACACGGTGTTCCTGCTCGGCTCCGTAGCCGCCGACCGCGGCTCGCTGCGCTGGACGTTCGGACTCGGCGCGGTGTGCGCCAGCCTCTGCTGGTTCGCGGCCCTGGGCTTCGGCGCCCGGCTGCTCAGCCGCTTCCTCGCCCGGCCCGCCGCCTGGCGGGTCCTGGACGGTCTGGTCGCCGCGACGATGATCGCCCTCGGCGCGACGCTCATCGCCGGAACCTGA